Below is a genomic region from Enterobacter hormaechei subsp. xiangfangensis.
GGAACTGGCCCCTCGCGAGCCAACCCACCAGACAATCGCCAGCGTACCGATTTCAGCCAGCAGCAGTTGTTCATCGTGCCAGCCAAACAGCGCCTGTCCGAAGCCGGTTGCGATATGCAGGGCTGCCGGAAGGCCAACGGGTATCACCGACAAAAATAGCCAGCCGGTGACACGCTCCATCCGCGGCCCAAACGCCATGCCGACAAAATGCGCTACGCCGCCTGCGCTCGGGAAGTGCCGCCCGAGTATGGCAAAGACAATCGCCACCGGAAACACCAGCACGATCAGCACCGGCCATGCCCAAAGACTGTTATTGCCGGCAACCAACGCCGCCAGCGCGGGAACCGCAAATACCCCCGTGCCTAACAAAGACGTTGAGAGTAAGCCAATGCCCTGCGCCAGCCCCAACTCCTGCCTGAGTCCACTCATTTACCTCGTCCCGCCACCATCAAAAGAGAGTGGATGGTAACACTTTCGCAAATTTTTTTTCGATTACCCCTTGAAGGGGTAAAAAGCTATCCCCATCTCTCAGGGCACTAGCCGGAAAACCGCATGCGGGCCGGCGTCATCCATAACTGATAATGACTTTCTCAAAGGAGAGCTATCAATGAGTATTCGTCCGTTACATGATCGTGTGATCGTCAAACGTAAAGAAGTTGAAACCAAGTCTGCTGGCGGCATCGTTCTGACCGGTTCAGCAGCAGCAAAATCAACGCGTGGCGAAATCATCGCTGTCGGTAAGGGCCGCATCCTGGAAAACGGAAC
It encodes:
- a CDS encoding co-chaperone GroES gives rise to the protein MSIRPLHDRVIVKRKEVETKSAGGIVLTGSAAAKSTRGEIIAVGKGRILENGTVQPLDVKVGDIVIFNDGYGVKSEKIDNEEVLIMSESDILAIVEA